A single Perca flavescens isolate YP-PL-M2 chromosome 2, PFLA_1.0, whole genome shotgun sequence DNA region contains:
- the cd5 gene encoding T-cell surface glycoprotein CD5 isoform X1 → MDLKTVVTLSTLLLITTAGQTSPGQNGTGSVTNSTSPSTTSLLPSTSTAGPNSNPSRPLDALGLLTITWYRTCEGDVNLNLYHPSISSLPVCHGSGTNFQILLRNVCKNQKGCTDTPPLLKVQGHQKGYNITASGAEKSDCDTLRVQCTDVDVVQGQLQAYKVVTALLCCFLLLLILIRFTRPTVKALQKRFSERRQNRWVGPTQSHSVSYHRGKTAVKTNDAEKRVSYPALERLAVSDSREPSSNRNSGYNF, encoded by the exons CAGGCCAGACATCACCTGGGCAAAACGGCACTGGTTCTGTCACCAACAGCACATcccccagtaccaccagtctctTGCCTTCAACATCCACCGCTGGCCCAAACTCTAACCCAAGCCGGCCTCTGGATGCCCTGGGCCTCCTCACAATCACATGGTACAGGACATGTGAAGGAGATGTGAACCTGAACCTCTAccatccctccatctcctccCTGCCCGTTTGTCATGGCAGTGGAACAAACTTTCAGATTCTTTTGAGAAATGTTTGTAAGAACCAAAAAGGCTGTACAGACACGCCGCCCTTGCTCAAAGTCCAAGGCCATCAGAAAGGTTATAACATCACAGCGAGCGGAGCAGAAAAGTCAGACTGTGACACACTGAGGGTCCAATGCACAG ATGTAGATGTAGTCCAGGGACAGCTCCAGGCCTACAAAGTGGTGACAGCTTTGCTCTGCTGCTTTTTGCTGCTCCTGATTCTGATCCGCTTCACCAGACCCACCGTCAAAGCCCTGCAGAAGAGat TTTCAGAGAGGAGGCAGAATCGCTGGGTCGGACCTACACAGAGTCACAGTG TGTCTTACCATCGAGGAAAAACTGCAGTTAAAACCAATGACGCAGAGAAGAGAGTGTCCTACcctg CTCTGGAGCGACTGGCAGTCAGTGACAGCAGAGAGCCTTCATCCAACAGAAACAGTGGTTACAACTTCTGA
- the cd5 gene encoding uncharacterized protein cd5 isoform X3 translates to MDLKTVVTLSTLLLITTAGQTSPGQNGTGSVTNSTSPSTTSLLPSTSTAGPNSNPSRPLDALGLLTITWYRTCEGDVNLNLYHPSISSLPVCHGSGTNFQILLRNVCKNQKGCTDTPPLLKVQGHQKGYNITASGAEKSDCDTLRVQCTDVDVVQGQLQAYKVVTALLCCFLLLLILIRFTRPTVKALQKRFSERRQNRWVGPTQSHSALERLAVSDSREPSSNRNSGYNF, encoded by the exons CAGGCCAGACATCACCTGGGCAAAACGGCACTGGTTCTGTCACCAACAGCACATcccccagtaccaccagtctctTGCCTTCAACATCCACCGCTGGCCCAAACTCTAACCCAAGCCGGCCTCTGGATGCCCTGGGCCTCCTCACAATCACATGGTACAGGACATGTGAAGGAGATGTGAACCTGAACCTCTAccatccctccatctcctccCTGCCCGTTTGTCATGGCAGTGGAACAAACTTTCAGATTCTTTTGAGAAATGTTTGTAAGAACCAAAAAGGCTGTACAGACACGCCGCCCTTGCTCAAAGTCCAAGGCCATCAGAAAGGTTATAACATCACAGCGAGCGGAGCAGAAAAGTCAGACTGTGACACACTGAGGGTCCAATGCACAG ATGTAGATGTAGTCCAGGGACAGCTCCAGGCCTACAAAGTGGTGACAGCTTTGCTCTGCTGCTTTTTGCTGCTCCTGATTCTGATCCGCTTCACCAGACCCACCGTCAAAGCCCTGCAGAAGAGat TTTCAGAGAGGAGGCAGAATCGCTGGGTCGGACCTACACAGAGTCACAGTG CTCTGGAGCGACTGGCAGTCAGTGACAGCAGAGAGCCTTCATCCAACAGAAACAGTGGTTACAACTTCTGA
- the cd5 gene encoding T-cell surface glycoprotein CD5 isoform X2 translates to MDLKTVVTLSTLLLITTGQTSPGQNGTGSVTNSTSPSTTSLLPSTSTAGPNSNPSRPLDALGLLTITWYRTCEGDVNLNLYHPSISSLPVCHGSGTNFQILLRNVCKNQKGCTDTPPLLKVQGHQKGYNITASGAEKSDCDTLRVQCTDVDVVQGQLQAYKVVTALLCCFLLLLILIRFTRPTVKALQKRFSERRQNRWVGPTQSHSVSYHRGKTAVKTNDAEKRVSYPALERLAVSDSREPSSNRNSGYNF, encoded by the exons GCCAGACATCACCTGGGCAAAACGGCACTGGTTCTGTCACCAACAGCACATcccccagtaccaccagtctctTGCCTTCAACATCCACCGCTGGCCCAAACTCTAACCCAAGCCGGCCTCTGGATGCCCTGGGCCTCCTCACAATCACATGGTACAGGACATGTGAAGGAGATGTGAACCTGAACCTCTAccatccctccatctcctccCTGCCCGTTTGTCATGGCAGTGGAACAAACTTTCAGATTCTTTTGAGAAATGTTTGTAAGAACCAAAAAGGCTGTACAGACACGCCGCCCTTGCTCAAAGTCCAAGGCCATCAGAAAGGTTATAACATCACAGCGAGCGGAGCAGAAAAGTCAGACTGTGACACACTGAGGGTCCAATGCACAG ATGTAGATGTAGTCCAGGGACAGCTCCAGGCCTACAAAGTGGTGACAGCTTTGCTCTGCTGCTTTTTGCTGCTCCTGATTCTGATCCGCTTCACCAGACCCACCGTCAAAGCCCTGCAGAAGAGat TTTCAGAGAGGAGGCAGAATCGCTGGGTCGGACCTACACAGAGTCACAGTG TGTCTTACCATCGAGGAAAAACTGCAGTTAAAACCAATGACGCAGAGAAGAGAGTGTCCTACcctg CTCTGGAGCGACTGGCAGTCAGTGACAGCAGAGAGCCTTCATCCAACAGAAACAGTGGTTACAACTTCTGA